Genomic window (Thermanaeromonas sp. C210):
TCCCATGGAGGAATTTTGACGGAGGAAGAAGCGGAGGAATTATACACCTCCTGTCTTCTCGACGTGTGTGAGGCATGTATAGCGGCCGCAGAAGATCCGGAGGTAGATCTGTGGGTTTGTCACGATAGGGAGGGGGACCCCGAGAAGATTCTGGACCTGCTCAAAGAAACCTCGGCGCCCGGCCGCTTCTGTGGGGTCTTCAGCGACCGGGGGGGAACCTTCGACGACCGGATGCAGTATGCGGCCGACCGTGTCCTCAGGGGCGAGGGGGGAGTGCCTTGCCCCGACGGGGTAGTGATCATCGGGGGAGATCTGCCCTCCCTGCAGGCGGCTACGCTCCGCCTGGCCGCGGAACGGCTTCGGACACTGAGCCGGGCCGAAGGAGGCTTAAGGGTAGAGGCTGCGACCTTGGAGGCGGGAGGGCGGAACTCCCCGGGGGCCGCCATGGTAGTAGGGCCTTGCCAGGAGGGGGGGTTCTCCCTTGTAGGGTTTACGAAGGAGACGCCCTTTGATTTTTCGGGAGTGTTCTACAACCCTACGGGGAGGACCGCCCTGGACATGCTGGTAGACAAAGCGGCGGCCGCCTCTATCCCTTTGGCGGTGCTGGATACGGTGCCCGATGTGGACGTACCATCGGATCTGGCCGGCATAATCCCGGTTCTGCGAGGGCT
Coding sequences:
- a CDS encoding TIGR04282 family arsenosugar biosynthesis glycosyltransferase; translation: MRIGIVVFTKVPARGRTKTRLCISHGGILTEEEAEELYTSCLLDVCEACIAAAEDPEVDLWVCHDREGDPEKILDLLKETSAPGRFCGVFSDRGGTFDDRMQYAADRVLRGEGGVPCPDGVVIIGGDLPSLQAATLRLAAERLRTLSRAEGGLRVEAATLEAGGRNSPGAAMVVGPCQEGGFSLVGFTKETPFDFSGVFYNPTGRTALDMLVDKAAAASIPLAVLDTVPDVDVPSDLAGIIPVLRGLELAGHTDSGVTVPRRTLDLVRRWGFESVALIGEGSGGGKP